The sequence below is a genomic window from Xylocopa sonorina isolate GNS202 chromosome 15, iyXylSono1_principal, whole genome shotgun sequence.
TTCTGGGCTTTATGTGGGCCCCGATACTGGTCAATTTCTTCAACATTATATTTGTAATCCTAGGATTCTTCGGGGCCTTTCAATACAGACCTAGATATATCATATCGGTAAGTGAAATTGATTtctgttctaatacttcaatgtGTTCTAAATAGATGTATTAATTTCTTTCGTTGCTGTATGCGTTTCAGTATTGCGTATGGAACACGTTATGGTTGGGATGGAATGTATTTATAATATGTTTCTACCTCGATGTCGGTGTACTGAGCAAAGTAAGTGAGAGCCTTCTCAAGTGATCTTAATTGGTTTTTTAAATCCAATTTGATATTTCAGAATAGTGATATTTTAAACCTTGGCACTGGTAGCTTCTCCTGGTGGCACGTGAATGGACCAGGTTGCAAAGCTATTTACGATGTCACTGAACCGGAATTATTTAGGCCTGCTCGACCTACGAACGTGACGGACTGCGTGCTGGATTACGAAGTGGTTGAGGTCTTACATGCATCTACGCAATGCATCTTAGGTGTAAGTATCATCGATGGTTAGTAGATGTGCAATCGCAATCGCTAATCGTaatgtaattaaaataaatatttaccgAACCGTTGAAAATAATGTTTCTTCCGTTCCAGTTTATCGCGATAGTGGGTGGTATTTGTCTCAGTAAAGTTTTCCTGGAGGAAGATGATAGCTGTAAGTATAAAAGCCAAGTGTTGGATTAGTATAAGAATTAGTTCACAGATTGAGATTACTTTGAGTTCTATCTTGTTGGGATATTTGTATTGTAAATTATGGGCTCACAGTTGTTCTGGTTTTGGTAAACGATATTCAAAATTCCACGCACATTTActgtccatttgaagtatataagtGCAATGATAAATCTTTCGTGAAATGGAATGTAACATGTTTTAGTATGAAAGAAACGTATAGTCAAAACCGTGTACTAGggtatttttttgttttatgtGTATAATTATTTAAGATTTATTATTGCTTGAAAAGAGGGTTGTCGGTTACAGTTGATTTCATTGGTGGATTTGATCCTCCACTTTGGTAAGTGCTTTGCCTGATTCATGGTTTGCACGCATTTgctcttattattattatatatatatacataaagcACGTACACAAATACAATGGTTTCCCTCATGCGCACCGGTTTTTCGTTACCTATATCGAATCTCTTGAAACGTTCAATGTATGTACTGTGAAGTAACATCAGAGCTTGAATAGTACGCGAATTCGTTTCTGAACTATTGATACAGCATGTATCTTTTGGCTATACGAGAGATAAATCGCGTATCAGTTAGTTAATTCTAACGAGAAAGAATGAATATGAGATTCGCAACGCGACagaaatacaaaaaaaaaaaattcgatcTCTAATCAAATCGATTCTACGATTGATATTTTCAGTTGACTTTATGGGAGGTGATGACTTTGGGTTGGCAGGCCACACGCCGTTGCATCCTATGTACGTTAGCTACTCGGCTCTTCCATCACCTGCCCACCCACAAAAAAATCCCGCTCAAAATTACCCCGCAGGCACGGCTAGTTCGCATCAATCCGTATCCCACGATACCAGCCTCCCAAAAAATAACGATAAAACGTATAACAGCTCAGGACGTGGTAGATCTAGCTTCAGAACCGACACGATCAGAACCGAACGAAGCAATCTCTCCAGTCGCGAATTGAAGTACGTCGATTACTCGAACGATTATTCGAATCCGTTGGACCACTTGCAGAGGCCCGTGTCTCCGTACGACGAGTACGACTCGTTGGACAGTGCGACTAGATTGAGGTATCAAAAGAACAAACAGTACCATCCACAGTCGTCAAAGTATAGCCCAGTTCCGCCGCGTGTCAAGTCACCTCGGCCTGCCGCTGGTAATAAGCAAACTAAAGCTTCGAACAAGCCTAGAGTCTTCACTGATTACGTCCGCGAGCAACCGATGAGGTCGTTTTACTCTGACCCAAGATTGGCAATCGAGAATCAGCAGAATGTTAACGAACAAGAGAGTGCACAGAATAGCTCTAAAAGGGACAGCAGACCTCTCTCCCTCTACGCTAGTAACTTTTAGATTTTACTGGACGTTTGATCTATTCGGTTTAACTCATTCGAGCTCGAGGCTTTGCATCAGAGATATATTTCATTCTGTGTTTGAGACGTTAGACACGTTTTAAAACAATTTCAGAGCATGTGTCTGACTGCTTTTACATAGGTATCAATTCTAGTATCTTGGACACTCGTGAATCAAAAGAATAGGATAAAAGAAGTAAAGATAATGTTAGAAGAAGTGTAGCGCGCTGTCATTTCTTAGTTTAGTAGTAATGACTACTAATTCCAAGTCTTGCAAACCATACGCAGAGTTGCCTCTTTTTACGTAGATTTTCTTTTGAGGCCGATACCGATGAAGAAGCAGTTAAAGTACACGTGAAAATTAGTCTCGATGCGTGTCTCACGTCTCGTGTAGCACGATATAAAGTTATTCTTAACTTTGAACCAGTGGTAGTTCTAATTTTCGCGTATATACAATTGTTTAAGaaacgattttttttttatgaacttAACATTTTAACACGGTATCACTCTCAAGAAGATATCTATCGAGTAGTAACAAAAAGTTGCAAGCGTAGTACTTCCCGTCTATTGTTTCATTcgtgatgaatattatctctctgATAGCATATGGGAATTACAGACTGATATCTATATCTTTCCAAAGACGGATACGCTGCATTATCGATTATATTCAGTTGATAATGGCCCGCGCGGCGCATATGGTGCATCAACGGCATCGAATGAGTTAAAACAGCGTATGGGCTGAGGTTACACGAGAACTTTTGATGCTATTCTGTAAAGAATTCGAGGGTGTAACATAGAATTCCTATCCTTGCCAAATAGAGAGAACGATTTAGGGTGTAGCTAGCTTAGGGTGCCTTCTTCGATTTGATTTCTTCGTAATTAGTCTAGAGGAAATTATTTTTTCTTgtcttttcttcttttaaaaaaaaaatttgttttttctttttttttaaatcactcGTTTTTTAAGCATCACaataaatatgatataataaaagTATTTCGACTGATAGCGTGGAATAGTGATAACGTGTGTTCACTAGACGGTCGTTTTGCTTTCGTGTTcattataatattcctttctgtttttctttttacaAAGACTTTTTATTTACAATTCGCTCACATAGAGATATTTCGATGTACGGTTCATGTTGGATTATTAGGTGACATGAATTTTTATATAGATAATACATGCACTGTGATACGTATATAGAACTGTGAATCATGTTGCTTGGAAATGTTATTTTATACGAGCTTTTAATAATATTCAATCTTGTAAcattttaaagaaaaagaacgATTTTTGCATCTTAAACAAACAAAAGAGTACGGCATGAATGAGCAAATAGAAAAGTGATATACatacgcatatatatatatatatatatatatatcacttTTATATATGTTGTAAACGTTCACGAATGTTTCAGAATGTTTCTGTATTATTGTTCGTTTTACAACGATACTCCTCTCTGTTCTACGGATATAGTACTTACTTATTACGGATTCTTTTCGGTGACACGCGTGGCCTGGCTTACGAGAGATAGCACTTTAATAGAAACCCTTAGACTGCATTGAAATTAGCTTGTTGTATATCGTGATGGTGAAGAACTTTTACTATTTATAAGGTGCTGCGGAACGCTCTTTCGTTTCGACGAACGTGTCTAAGTAGTGCATGCTCTGGtacttgttctttttttttttacgagtcTTAAATTGGACGatatattttacatttaattcCCCCTTTTATACAACGATCAAGCTATTAGGTCGTAACGTATAGAATGAAATATCCGTTTGCTGTGATTTGAATAAATATGAATACTTTCCTGTCTAATTAATTCTTTGCGTGATCAATCAGTACGCGAAATACTTGTACGCATTTTTCTTCCATACATTAGTTAGCTAATTCGTTAGAGAAAATGGGGAAATTAAGAAAGGGGTTAATCTTGAATACGTGCCATTTGAATCGAGACTGATTTGCCAACGAATCGCGATACTTCTTTTTTCGTGAGATACCGAATTCCTGTATCTCGTAAAATCAATCACAATCATTATTTCCTATCGCTGTTTCTGATTTCAAAATATTTGATCCTTTTAAGTATCGTCTATtggaataattaataattagttAAGGGGATTGGATAATTGAAAGCGAAGTGAAGTAAAGTCTACGGTGAAAAGTAAGAGAGACGGTAAAAAATGTTGAAACGGACGCTTCGTATGTTACAACCTAATACGTTTGTAGATCAACGCACACGTGCAATGGAAAATTGTAAGATACCGCGTCGGATTTCTTTCGAGAGCTCTATTTAAGTTACTACTTCTGACATTCCACGGATCGATCGATCAAAGAACGATGTGTCGAAGTGAACAGGAAAATCTGAAGTGACGTAGGAGCTGGTCAAATCTTTGATAGACTGCGCTTTGTTCTTTTAGTTACGCAGAATGTCCCGTGAGTCGTGAACTGAGGGGCCCCGGAAAATAAAAGAGAAGCGAAAGAACTGTGCGATCGAGTGCCACGGCGCCAAGTACCCTCGAAAGAAACAGGAAGCTTTGATAACCGACTCAACGGTTTGTTCAATTACAATGAAACGTTCCGTTTCTTAAGTAGAAGCTAGTAAGAATCGATTTGCCAACCGAGAACCGTTCCCTTCGAATGGCAACGTCGTGCAAATGGAAATCGATTGGGCGAACAGGAGGACACCGCTGTTACGAATGATCCAATAAAGGTTTATCGGTTAATTTGCTATTTCGAGATTACAAATTGCGCAGGATGATCGATCGATGATTGTTTAATACCGATCCAATAATAGACAGCAATTATGGCGCGCACGATGCTCGTTGGAGAGTGCAGAGAACAAACGATAGATTTATACTGTTCCCATAGAGATGAATCGATGGTTACACTTGGGCAATTTTCAATATCAAACAGAACAGACGTATAGATATTCGCAGAAGCCTCGCAGACAGTTCGATAAAATATAGATCTACTTCTCGTCGCGTCCTGATTGGACTTGACCCTGTTCACGACTCACAAACACAGCCTGTGCGTTACTTAAGATGTCTTACCATTAAGCGTAGCTCTTATTACGTATCTTGCAAACGTTGCAATACTAATTTAGGATACTTACTCGCACGATTacttatttctctttttttttttcctaatCGGATGACAGAATATATTTGCTCATTAAATACATATTGTACATAAGTATGATTATGTTTACGTGTTTCGCGTGATTTATTTATAAGAATGGTACACATCTCTCACTATGGTTGCGGATTTAGCCGAATTAAAATGTCCGATCGAACGTGCCTTTCGAATACTAACGAGTCacttcagattcatttgaacttttttttcttttatgatCCCCCCCCACCCTCCCcccgttcttctttttttttgtcgaAGCTTGTACAGTAGTATCGTTGTGTACTTCGTTTAAGGCCGTAGACTTTAGTTTTATACGTAATTTATTTTTACTGTATCATATATGATTTACCTTTTTGGTGCAGTTCATTGGCAACAATAAACGTGCAATGCCTACTACTTGCttgctttttttatttattaaccCCCACTCTTTTCTTTCACTCCTTCTCTAACATTCTCCTATTCTTCTGGCGGGTATCTCTCGGGTGACTATTGTTTTTTTCCCCGTTCTCGTGTTTTTCGTCTGTTAATCCTTTACTGTTCCAATTAATTCTTATCTTTCAAAGCAGCGCACTCGGAAAGTTATTGATAATACGTTCAAACATAGAGATTGTTAGGCTGTTGGAAGCCTACTTTCGTTGGTACGTGACTCTGTTGGGTTTCATTGGACAGTAAAGGATTGATAAAGTAACTGGTACTTCCTTTCTGAATCACTCGAATGTATTTTTGTTGTTTGGACGGAAAGATTAGTGATAATCTCGAGCTAACGGGTCTGGCTGTGAAATTAAAAAGGAAGTCGATAGTGCACAATTATCAAGACACGCTATGATCGTACTAAAGCTGAATATTTGTTTTAATACTTCAATAATTCGTTGCGTTCGTCACTCGAGCCATAATACATGTGTTTAACTCTACAGTTTGTGCCTGGTATAGAAAAAAATAATTCGGGAGAATATTATTGGCCCATTTTTTTAATACGCAAGAAGAAAAATCTCTGAACAGTCCATTAAAGATATCTCCAAATGTATCAAACTTGGAGGAATTATTTGAACGATACACAGTAACTCTTTAACAACTGATTAAACTAAATCCATCAAATACTAAAAAGCTTGATTCGAACTTGATCCCTTAAACCTACTCGATACTCTAAATCACCTTAACTCTTTCTGACCCCTTCTACTGTTCTAACAACTACGTGGCACGGTTGTCCTCTAAACCATTCTTCCGTCAGAAAGGATTGAGGTGACAGTTTCGTAAAAATAGGGATGAGACTTGAAGTAAAATCAGCAGCCACCTCGATCTACGTTCA
It includes:
- the Nkain gene encoding sodium/potassium-transporting ATPase subunit beta-1-interacting protein isoform X3, which produces MGICNRRHFLLTICALQLITTVERQVFDFLGFMWAPILVNFFNIIFVILGFFGAFQYRPRYIISYCVWNTLWLGWNVFIICFYLDVGVLSKNSDILNLGTGSFSWWHVNGPGCKAIYDVTEPELFRPARPTNVTDCVLDYEVVEVLHASTQCILGFIAIVGGICLSKVFLEEDDSFDFMGGDDFGLAGHTPLHPIPS
- the Nkain gene encoding sodium/potassium-transporting ATPase subunit beta-1-interacting protein isoform X2, translating into MGICNRRHFLLTICALQLITTVERQVFDFLGFMWAPILVNFFNIIFVILGFFGAFQYRPRYIISYCVWNTLWLGWNVFIICFYLDVGVLSKNSDILNLGTGSFSWWHVNGPGCKAIYDVTEPELFRPARPTNVTDCVLDYEVVEVLHASTQCILGFIAIVGGICLSKVFLEEDDSFDFMGGDDFGLAGHTPLHPMYVSYSALPSPAHPQKNPAQNYPAGTASSHQSVSHDTSLPKNNDKTYNSSGRGRSSFRTDTIRTERSNLSSRELKYVDYSNDYSNPLDHLQRPVSPYDEYDSLDSATRLRYQKNKQYHPQSSKYSPVPPRVKSPRPAAGNKQTKASNKPRVFTDYVREQPMRSFYSDPRLAIENQQNVNEQESAQNSSKRDSRPLSLYASNF